Proteins from a genomic interval of Acinonyx jubatus isolate Ajub_Pintada_27869175 chromosome B4, VMU_Ajub_asm_v1.0, whole genome shotgun sequence:
- the MYO1A gene encoding unconventional myosin-Ia, with protein sequence MTLMEDSVGVGDLVLLEPLEEEPLLKNLQLRYENKEIYTYIGNVLISMNPYQQLPIYGPEFIAKYRDYTFYELKPHIYALANVAYQSLRDRDRDQCILITGESGAGKTEASKLVMSYVAAVCGKGEQVNSVKEQLLQSNPVLEAFGNAKTIRNNNSSRFGKYMDIEFDFKGSPLGGVITNYLLEKSRVVKQLEGERNFHIFYQLLAGADAHLLEALKLKRDTSHYAYLNQKVSRVDGMDDASNFKSVQNAMTVIGFSEVEIQQVLEVTALVLKLGNVELADESQANGTSASGIRDGRGVQEIGEMIGLNSEELEKALCSRTMKTAKEEVVTTLNFTQAQYARDALAKNIYSRLFNWIVNRINESIKVGSGEKKKVMGVLDIYGFEILEDNSFEQFVINYCNEKLQQVFIEMTLKEEQEEYKREGIPWTKVDYFDNGIICNLIEHNQQGILAMLDEECLRPGVVSDSTFLAKLNQVFSKHGYYESKVTQNAQRQYDHTMGLSCFRICHYAGKVTYNVNSFIDKNNDLLFRDLSQAMWKAQHPLLQSLFPEGVPTQTSLKRPPTAGAQFKSSVAILMKNLYSKNPNYIRCIKPNEHQQRGQFSSELVAVQTRYLGLLENVRVRRAGYAYRQRYGPFLERYRLLGRSTWPRWNGGDREGVEKVLGELSLSSEELAFGKTKIFIRSPKTLFYLEEKRRLRLQQLATLIQKIYRGWRCRTHYQLMRKSQILISSWFRGNMQRKRYAKIKASVVLIQAFVRGWKARKDYRKYFRSGAALTLADFIYKSITQKFLLGLRNNLPSTNILDRTWPAAPYRCFNTANQELQQLFYRWKCKRFRDRLSPKQVEILKEKLCASELFKGKKASYPQSVPIPFCGDYLGLQGNPKLQKLKGGEEGPVLMADTVKKVNRGNGKTSSRILLLTKGHVILIDTKKSQAKTVIGLDSVAEVSVTSFKDGLFSLHLNEISSVGSRGDFLLVSEHVIELLTKMYQAVLDATQRQLLISVTEKFSVRFKESSVAVKVIQGPEGDRNGKLKCKKKGSRCLEVTV encoded by the exons ATGACTCTCATGGAAGactctgtgggggtgggggaccttGTGCTCCTGGAACCCCTGGAGGAGGAGCCTCTGCTCAAGAACCTCCAGCTGCGCTATGAAAACAAGGAGATTTAT ACCTACATTGGGAATGTGTTGATCTCCATGAATCCCTACCAGCAGCTGCCCATCTATGGTCCAGAGTTCATTGCCAAATACCGGGACTATACCTTCTATGAGCTAAAGCCCCATAT CTATGCTTTGGCAAATGTGGCATACCAGTCACTGAGGGACCGGGACCGAGACCAGTGTATCCTCATAACGGGCGAGAGCGGAGCCGGCAAGACTG AGGCCAGTAAGCTGGTGATGTCTTATGTGGCGGCTGTCTGTGGGAAAGGGGAGCAGGTGAACTCTGTGAAGGAGCAACTGCTTCAGTCAAACCCGGTGCTGGAGG CTTTTGGCAATGCCAAGACCATTCGCAACAACAACTCCTCTCGATTT GGAAAATACATGGATATTGAGTTTGACTTCAAAGGATCGCCCCTTGGTGGAGTCATCACAAACT ACCTGCTTGAGAAATCCCGAGTGGTGAAGCAGCTTGAAGGAGAAAGGAACTTCCACATCTTCTATCAGCTACTGGCTGGAGCAGATGCACACCTGCTGG AGGCCCTGAAGCTCAAGCGGGACACAAGTCATTATGCCTATCTGAACCAGAAAGTGTCTAGAGTTGATGGCATGGACGATGCCTCCAACTTCAAGTCTGTACAG AATGCAATGACTGTGATTGGGTTCTCGGAGGTAGAGATTCAACAGGTGCTAGAGGTGACGGCCCTGGTGCTGAAGCTGGGGAACGTGGAGCTAGCAGATGAGTCCCAGGCCAATGGGACATCAGCAAGTGGCATCCGTGATGGGAGAG GAGTCCAGGAGATTGGAGAAATGATAGGTTTGAATTCAGAGGAACTAGAGAAAGCTTTGTGCTCAAGGACCATGAAAACAGCCAAAGAGGAGGTGGTCACTACACTGAACTTCACCCAG GCTCAGTATGCTCGGGATGCTCTGGCTAAGAACATCTACAGCCGCCTTTTCAACTGGATAGTGAATCGAATCAATGAGAGTATCAAG gtGGGCAGCggggagaaaaagaaggtaaTGGGGGTCCTGGATATCTACGGCTTTGAAATTTTAGAG GACAATAGCTTTGAGCAGTTTGTGATCAACTACTGCAATGAGAAGCTGCAGCAGGTGTTCATCGAGATGACGCTGAAAGAGGAGCAAGAGGAATATAAGAGAGAG GGCATACCGTGGACAAAGGTGGACTACTTTGATAATGGCATTATCTGTAACCTCATTGAGCAC AATCAGCAAGGCATCCTGGCCATGCTGGATGAGGAGTGCCTACGGCCTGGGGTGGTCAGTGACTCCACCTTCCTAGCGAAGCTGAACCAGGTCTTCTCCAAGCATGGTTACTATGAGAGCAAAGTCACCCAGAATGCCCAGCGCCAGTATGACCACACCATGGGCCTCAGCTGCTTTCGCATCTGCCACTATGCGGGCAAG GTGACTTACAATGTGAACAGCTTCATTGATAAGAACAATGACCTACTCTTCCGGGACTTGTCCCAGGCCATGTGGAAGGCCCAGCACCCCCTCCTTCAGTCCTTGTTCCCTGAAGGAGTTCCCACACAGACATCTCTCAAGCGCCCCCCAACTGCTGGAGCCCAATTCAAGAGTTCTGTGGCCATACTCATGAAGAACTTATATTCCAAAAACCCCAACTACATCAG gtgTATAAAGCCCAATGAGCATCAGCAGCGAGGTCAGTTCTCGTCAGAGCTGGTGGCCGTCCAGACTCGGTACCTGGGACTGCTAGAGAATGTGCGGGTGCGTCGGGCGGGCTATGCCTACCGCCAGAGGTATGGGCCTTTCCTGGAAAGGTACCGATTGTTGGGGCGGAGCACGTGGCCTCGCTGGAATGGGGGAGACAG GGAGGGAGTTGAGAAGGTCCTGGGGGAGCTGAGCTTGTCCTCAGAGGAGCTGGCCTTTGGGAAGACGAAGATCTTCATCAGAAGCCCTAAGACT CTGTTCTACCTGGAAGAGAAGCGGCGCCTGAGACTGCAGCAGCTGGCCACGCTCATTCAGAAGATCTACCGGGGCTGGCGCTGCCGCACCCACTACCAGCTGATGcgcaagagtcagatcctcattTCCTCCTGGTTTCGAGGCAACATG CAAAGGAAGCGCTATGCGAAGATAAAGGCATCAGTGGTGCTGATCCAGGCTTTTGTGAGAGGGTGGAAG GCCCGCAAGGATTATCGAAAATACTTCCGGTCGGGGGCTGCCCTCACCTTGGCAGATTTCATCTATAAGAGCATA ACGCAGAAGTTCCTGCTGGGGCTGAGGAACAATTTGCCGTCTACCAACATCCTGGACAGAACGTGGCCAGCGGCCCCTTACAGATGCTTCAACACAGCGAACCAGGAGCTACAGCAGCTCTTCTACCGCTGGAAG TGCAAGAGATTCCGGGATCGACTGTCCCCAAAGCAGGTAGAGATCCTGAAGGAGAAGCTCTGTGCCAGCGAACTGTTCAAGGGCAAGAAGGCTTCCTACCCCCAGAG TGTCCCCATTCCATTCTGCGGTGACTACCTTGGGCTGCAAGGGAACCCCAAGCTGCAGAAGCTGAAGGGCGGGGAGGAAGGGCCTGTTCTGATGGCAGACACTGTGAAGAAGGTCAATCGTGGCAATGGCAAG ACTTCCTCTCGAATTCTTCTCTTGACCAAGGGGCATGTGATTCTCATAGACACCAAGAAGTCCCAGGCCAAAACCGTCATTGGACTAGATAGTGTGGCCGAGGTGTCAGTCACCAGCTTCAAGGATGGGCTTTTCAGCTTGCATCTGAATGAG ATATCATCAGTGGGCTCCAGGGGGGACTTCCTGCTGGTCAGCGAACATGTGATTGAACTGCTAACCAAAATGTACCAGGCTGTGCTGGATGCCACACAGAGGCAGCTTCTAATCTCCGTGACTGAGAA GTTCTCAGTGAGGTTCAAGGAGAGTAGTGTGGCTGTCAAGGTCATCCAGGGCCCTGAGGGTGATAGGAACGGCAAGCTAAAATGCAAGAAGAAAGGGAGCCGTTGCCTGGAAGTGACTGTATAG
- the TAC3 gene encoding tachykinin-3 isoform X1, translated as MRSALLFAAILAISLVHGLGAICEDSREQVVPGGGHNKKDLDLYQLPPSLLRKLYDSRSVSLDGLLKMLSKASVDPKELPLPQKRDMHDFFVGLMGKRNSQPDTSIDVNQENVPSFGTLKYPPSVD; from the exons ATGAGGAGTGCCCTGCTGTTCGCAGCCATTCTGGCCATTAGCCTGGTTCACGGTTTGGGGGCTATCTGTGAGGACTCACGGGAGCAGGTGGTGCCCGGTGGGGGCCACAACAAG AAGGACTTGGACCTCTACCAGCTGCCTCCATCTTTGCTCCGGAAACTCTATGACAGCCGCTCAGTCTCTCTGGATGGATTGCTCAAAATGCTGAGCAAGGCTAGCGTGG ATCCTAAGGAATTGCCACTTCCCCAGAAAC GTGACATGCACGACTTCTTCGTGGGACTTATGGGCAAGAGGAACAGCCAGCCAG ACACTTCTATTGATGTAAACCAAGAGAATGTCCCCAGCTTTGGCACCCTCAAGTATCCCCCCAGTGTGGACTGA
- the ZBTB39 gene encoding zinc finger and BTB domain-containing protein 39 → MGMRIKLQSTNHPNNLLKELNKCRLSETMCDVTIVVGSRSFPAHKAVLACAAGYFQNLFLNTGLDAARTYVVDFITPANFEKILSFVYTSELFTDLINVGVIYEVAERLGMEDLLRACHSTFPDLESTAVAKPLTSASESQSGARSCGSAEPTYPLGDLRAGGEHFGPDRNYVLPSDAGGSCKDEERNVTGDTNHSLPLPQQPLPPKTEDHDAPAPFTSVPRMATPPGLGTVSMGIQTSTSCCQPYKVQSNGDFSKNSFFTTDNAIDMTTGTNSCLSNSDHSKDPGFGQMDELQLEDLGDGDLPFEDPTEETGTAEEVIELSDDSEDELTFGESDSRENKAMPCQVCKKVLEPNIQLIRQHARDHVDLLTGNCKVCETHFQDRNSRVTHVLSHIGIFLFSCDMCETKFFTQWQLTLHRRDGIFENNIIVHPNDPLSGKLGLFSGTASAELKCAACGKALAKDFHVVRGHILDHLNLKGQACSVCDQRHLNLCSLMWHTLSHLGISVFSCSVCANSFVDWHLLEKHMAVHQSLEDALFRCHLCSQSFKSEAAYRYHVSQHKCNSGLDARPGFGLQHPALQKRKLPAEEFLSEELALQGQAGNSKYSCKVCGKRFAHTSEFNYHRRIHTGEKPYQCKVCHKFFRGRSTIKCHLKTHSGALMYRCTVCGHYSSTLNLMSKHVGVHKGSLPPDFTIEQTFMYIIHSKEAEKNPDS, encoded by the coding sequence ATGGGCATGAGGATCAAACTGCAAAGCACCAACCACCCCAACAACCTGCTGAAGGAACTCAACAAGTGCCGGCTCTCGGAGACCATGTGCGATGTCACCATTGTGGTGGGGAGCCGCTCCTTCCCGGCCCACAAAGCCGTGCTGGCCTGTGCAGCTGGCTACTTCCAGAACCTCTTCCTGAACACTGGGCTCGATGCCGCCAGGACCTACGTGGTGGACTTCATCACCCCTGCCAACTTTGAGAAGATTCTGAGCTTTGTCTACACATCAGAGCTCTTCACAGACCTGATCAATGTTGGGGTCATCTACGAGGTGGCCGAGCGCCTGGGTATGGAGGATCTCCTTCGGGCCTGCCACTCCACCTTTCCTGACCTGGAGAGCACGGCCGTGGCCAAGCCCCTGACCAGCGCCAGTGAGAGCCAGTCTGGCGCCCGGAGTTGTGGCTCGGCAGAACCTACCTATCCCCTTGGAGACCTCCGGGCTGGTGGGGAGCACTTCGGTCCTGATAGGAACTACGTGTTACCTAGTGATGCTGGAGGAAGCTGTAAAGACGAAGAGAGAAATGTTACCGGTGACACTAACCATAGCCTGCCTCTGCCACAGCAGCCACTGCCGCCAAAGACAGAAGACCATGATGCTCCTGCTCCTTTCACTTCCGTCCCCAGGATGGCGACTCCGCCAGGCCTAGGCACTGTCAGCATGGGCATCCAAACCAGCACCAGCTGCTGCCAGCCATACAAAGTTCAGAGCAATGGAGACTTCAGTAAAAACAGTTTCTTCACCACTGACAATGCAATTGACATGACCACTGGGACCAACTCCTGTCTGAGCAATAGCGACCACTCCAAAGATCCAGGCTTTGGGCAGATGGATGAGCTCCAGCTGGAGGACCTGGGGGATGGTGACTTGCCGTTTGAAGACCCCACTGAGGAGACAGGCACGGCCGAGGAGGTGATCGAGTTGAGTGACGACAGTGAGGATGAGCTGACTTTTGGAGAGAGTGACAGCCGAGAGAATAAGGCCATGCCCTGCCAGGTGTGCAAGAAAGTTCTAGAGCCCAACATTCAGCTGATCCGACAGCATGCTCGGGACCACGTGGACCTGCTGACAGGCAACTGCAAGGTCTGTGAGACCCACTTCCAGGACCGAAACTCCCGGGTGACCCACGTCCTGTCCCACATTGgtattttcctcttctcctgcGACATGTGTGAAACTAAATTCTTTACGCAGTGGCAGCTGACCCTCCACCGACGGGATGGGATATTTGAGAACAACATTATTGTCCACCCCAACGATCCCCTGTCTGGGAAGCTGGGTTTGTTTTCAGGGACAGCCTCCGCGGAGTTGAAATGCGCTGCCTGTGGGAAGGCACTGGCCAAAGATTTCCACGTGGTCCGGGGGCACATCCTGGACCATCTAAACCTGAAGGGCCAGGCCTGTAGTGTCTGTGACCAGCGCCACCTCAACCTCTGCAGCCTCATGTGGCACACGCTGTCCCATCTCGGCATTTCAGtcttctcctgctctgtctgtgcGAACAGCTTTGTGGACTGGCATCTCCTAGAGAAGCACATGGCCGTGCACCAAAGCCTGGAAGACGCCCTCTTCCGCTGCCACTTGTGCAGCCAGAGCTTTAAGTCGGAGGCCGCCTATCGCTACCATGTCAGCCAGCACAAGTGCAACAGTGGCCTTGACGCCCGGCCTGGCTTTGGGCTGCAGCACCCAGCTCTCCAGAAGCGGAAGCTGCCCGCGGAAGAGTTCCTGAGTGAGGAGCTGGCTCTGCAGGGCCAAGCTGGGAACAGCAAGTATAGCTGCAAGGTCTGTGGCAAAAGGTTCGCCCACACAAGCGAGTTCAACTACCACCGGCGGAtccacacgggcgagaagccgTACCAGTGTAAGGTGTGCCACAAGTTCTTCCGAGGCCGCTCGACCATCAAGTGCCACCTGAAGACGCACTCGGGGGCCCTCATGTACCGCTGCACGGTCTGTGGCCACTACAGCTCCACCCTTAACCTCATGAGCAAGCACGTCGGCGTGCACAAAGGCAGCCTCCCGCCCGACTTCACCATCGAACAGACCTTCATGTACATTATCCATTccaaagaggcagaaaagaacCCGGACAGCTGA
- the TAC3 gene encoding tachykinin-3 isoform X2 produces the protein MRSALLFAAILAISLVHGLGAICEDSREQVVPGGGHNKDLDLYQLPPSLLRKLYDSRSVSLDGLLKMLSKASVDPKELPLPQKRDMHDFFVGLMGKRNSQPDTSIDVNQENVPSFGTLKYPPSVD, from the exons ATGAGGAGTGCCCTGCTGTTCGCAGCCATTCTGGCCATTAGCCTGGTTCACGGTTTGGGGGCTATCTGTGAGGACTCACGGGAGCAGGTGGTGCCCGGTGGGGGCCACAACAAG GACTTGGACCTCTACCAGCTGCCTCCATCTTTGCTCCGGAAACTCTATGACAGCCGCTCAGTCTCTCTGGATGGATTGCTCAAAATGCTGAGCAAGGCTAGCGTGG ATCCTAAGGAATTGCCACTTCCCCAGAAAC GTGACATGCACGACTTCTTCGTGGGACTTATGGGCAAGAGGAACAGCCAGCCAG ACACTTCTATTGATGTAAACCAAGAGAATGTCCCCAGCTTTGGCACCCTCAAGTATCCCCCCAGTGTGGACTGA